The following coding sequences are from one Acidobacteriota bacterium window:
- a CDS encoding isoprenyl transferase — protein MTHEIEKEYNFVMKKGLENYILPGSPEEELINKIDFSRLPCHIAIIMDGNGRWAKQRNLKRIEGHKAGIESVKETVEACGRIGIKYLTLYAFSKENWRRPRTEVNFLMNLMKEYLYKEKDILIKNKIKLNVIGRISELPKDIQTELKRAIEETKNFKNFNLIIALNYGGRTEIIDAVNKILDSKIIKINENIFKKFLYNPDLPDPDLLIRTSGELRVSNFLLWQIAYTELWITPVLWPDFRKIHLLQAIVNYQKRERRFGRI, from the coding sequence TTGACACATGAAATCGAAAAAGAATATAATTTTGTGATGAAAAAGGGGCTCGAGAATTATATACTTCCTGGTTCTCCAGAAGAAGAGCTGATTAACAAAATAGACTTCTCAAGGCTGCCGTGCCATATTGCCATCATAATGGATGGAAACGGAAGATGGGCAAAACAGAGAAACTTAAAAAGAATCGAAGGACATAAAGCAGGAATTGAATCAGTAAAAGAAACGGTTGAAGCCTGTGGGAGAATCGGAATAAAATATCTGACCCTTTACGCTTTTTCCAAAGAAAACTGGAGAAGGCCAAGAACAGAGGTAAACTTCCTTATGAATTTAATGAAAGAATACCTATACAAAGAAAAAGATATTCTGATTAAAAACAAAATCAAGTTAAATGTGATCGGAAGAATCTCTGAACTTCCCAAAGATATACAAACAGAGTTAAAAAGAGCAATCGAGGAAACAAAAAATTTCAAAAATTTTAATCTTATCATTGCTCTGAATTATGGCGGAAGAACTGAGATAATCGATGCCGTTAATAAAATACTCGATTCAAAAATCATTAAAATTAACGAAAATATTTTTAAAAAATTCCTTTACAACCCTGACCTTCCTGACCCTGACCTCCTTATAAGGACTTCAGGAGAATTGAGAGTATCTAATTTTCTTCTCTGGCAGATCGCTTATACAGAACTCTGGATAACTCCTGTCCTATGGCCAGACTTTAGAAAAATTCATCTTTTACAGGCAATTGTTAATTACCAGAAAAGAGAAAGAAGGTTTGGAAGAATATGA